cagacggattcgtaagtgccctaaccttctttatctctgtgctcggactTTTGTCTGTTGGCTTGTACTTAgtttaaatgtgttttattttccagccaactatcaccgtTCCACTCCCACCGACGAGATGAGGGAGCATAGAgaaactctgctccaactcccttatggcaggaggtctctctcatatcttttgcatgagagtaagctccaaGCTTGcaggcttttgggagatggccagtccacctcggattggtccaacaaaaagtacgacctctgggagctcgtgcctttgccaacaggcatcctccctccaaggagagaggtgaggcccccgcctccggTTCGCCGACGGAGCCCGCAGTCgaggaacgaggccaacgacgaagcctcgagctcgggctcggatgatcaaggtacagtcatcctaagttcgaaaatgtggtcccccaccctattaaaacacaaacccgataggttattATTATGCAAGAAcgatagggaccatttctatatatggacttgggtagatgatcgggttcataggtttgatagttggctcgggaagtatgacactatgtacaGCCTGAATGAGGTGTGGGACGGAATAgccatccaatatgggaccaatgactatagggacctttcgaggttgacgtccacctatagggaaggtactccccccgcctcttctaaaGATGGAGGAAtctcatggtctccgagctcaagctcgggggagagtgcCAGTTAGGTACTTCtctacttgtttttttttttttttatcttccaagtttgttagcattatgtttaacttcgattggaactgtgcaggtgctatggatccCGACCTTGACGCCGTGCTTTTCAACGATGagggagctcaaaagagtaaACGCCCGAGAAGCTCGCGGAGATCCGATCGGCCATCCAAAGTCCCTAGGCGCACTGAGaatgtagcacccacattattttgatataatatagccaataatcacatgattgcattgcattacatatcatacaatatgtataatttgagcatatgcatattcttataagtgttctcatgtataagtataaaagttgtgtatgtgatgtctatatgtatgctcaatattattaaccttgtggcatttgagttgtcttttatgggtgtttgatgtgctcaagatataagaaagtatgaaaaatatggacaaggcatggaattaagtgatgaaagtgagatatagaaggcaaaataggttaagtagtgaaaaatagtacaatgttgattactagtatttcggtgtaaaattgagtatttatggatttaccgaatgtaatcgaggtatgattaaggtctcattgatgatgtaaaaatggttttagaaccattagatcaattcttgatgggaggtatacataatcagtggtattgatgcaaagtcaaaacgagcttagcataagtgcgctacgctcgatcgggtaagcataactattgggtatgaagtcatatggacctaaggtttggtgtgagtgttttacacataaggataataggcctagcagatgattaagtcgaaattattgaagtgataaggttttcataagtcaaaaggtgaaatgatgagatgaaaggtgtcaacttttgacaataaggctaaatcattgaaaataaggaattttcatcaaccttatcactttgcacgaccattattctgaaaaacagagagaaaagaaaaccaaaaaccatttcttggctggtttgaagaaattctaaggagatccaagtgaaatcaaagccaaagaagtagattaagcttagttctagcctttttatggtaagttcttgtacttggaagttaaactatgtttttgaatttttctgaaagcttatatatggtgttttatcctttttaagatatttcttggcgtttccaagtggtttgaggtttagaaaagcttgaagagattgttttcgccgaaaagttgctcggtaagtgaaattttgtgttttatgaggtttttggggttcttggagtacaagatgatttttggttatttgattgagtttataagagagtatatatgtttataaaggttttaatatatgtggagactcatttaatttggatgatgatctaggagataagaattttatcaaaatcggtatatgataactttatgatgaatcatgttggtatttgggatatatggttatggcaggttaattgatgttgattattggtggattttgatatttgaggatagctaaaattaaggggaaactctgtcaaaatttccccaaatgtctaagataaatctaatgctcgatctaggtggtttaaggcgttttaggcatgttttgggtatgaaagttgatatgatgttttatgggtatttttaaatgatatttcaatgtCTTACTGCCTTCATtgtgatgagaaatccatgccattgtcaggataagcatatcaacacctaagacatcacttgttacacggtgaaatatattgtggacaaaaggtaagtaaagtactcaactgcaacacaagaattatgtgttatgtgaaagtatgcattatatgaatattttgtgagtaagtggtattaacatacagtgacacttcatcataaatttgtatgcatggcataatagtgatatggtaaattattatatgatataagaccatgcatgatattatgatgattaattatatgatgcctttgcaagttttgtgcaacataaaagaaagttgtaataagaagtttaagttcagtgccactgttttgaaaaggcaaatgaaagtgttaataagtgtaaacggaggcctatagtaggcttatagtggctgcccaataatttgggctaggtttagtgaaccaattatattgtttgccatatttccgtttttatttctcctccatatgagttattgttatatgtattgacaccacagtgtgtggccgccttaactcttgagcctgacgggacaacgatggaataaggtttttaatgtgccctactgtggtgatggatagccggaggagaacccatgggattttatattgtatgtgtaacaagccctgcaggcattgaccaattcaaacagtgtgcacaatattaaggggcccaaaatttaaaaagaagttgtgtatgaccattgatattgggtaatcattagcattgcatgcattactttgcttactgagatttaggctcacagttgtcttgtgttgcaggtagagaaagaaatatgtgaatgatatgaggagaactgaagcatggtcctgaccctgatttgtacatatgaacacatcgacctttttgtgggttatttcagttatcagtgagatgtttgtaataaagtgtgaagttatgttttgaaaataaattgggttatttaatacttatgtataatatgtttgagacacactttatgttcaatgtaaataatgtgaaataagttttcaagtttaaaaaaaaaaaaaaaaaaaaaatgtccagacttccgcagaaataaattatgatatagttttaaaacgtaacacctcaaatatggttttaactaaaataagtgagggtgttacaagttggtatcagagcgccATGGTTAAAATGTTCTTGTAGACCGTTCATATGTACACATTGAGGAAAGGATAATGCTCAGTTCATCTGTAAGTTTTATGTGTGCATTTATTATGTGCTGGTTGCATGCATCATGTGCTTTATTGGCTAAATGACATAAGTTATGGAcattttttcttaaaagatataTAATAATACAGATGGATCATGAACATGGAATGGGGGCTACTGAAGGCTCTTGCAGCAATAAATATGAACAAGAAATGGCTCAACTTCGAGCGGTGGTGAATAGACAGGCTGAACAAATTGAGAAGTTGTTAGCAGAACAACGACAAAGGCAAGCACCAACACCACCTACTGAAACTCCAACACCTCCACAAGCTCCACCTCCACAAGCTCCACCTGCAGTGCACCCCATGGAACCATTATATGAACGGTTCCGAAAACAACGCCCACCAGTATTTGAAGGTAGCACTGACCCACTTGACGCACAAGACTGGAAGAGTTCTTTAGAAGACATCTTTGAGTTCATGCAACTAAGTGACAGGGAAAAAGTTTCTTGTGCTGCACATACACTTAAAAAGGATGCTaagatctggtgggaagtggttaaGCAGACTAGAGAAGTGAATCAGATGACTTGGGCAGAATTTGAACTGGTCTTCAACGAAAAGTTTTATAATGAAGCTGTGTTGACTGCTAAAGTAAGTGAGTTCACTAGATTGCAACAGGGGAATCTTTCAGTGGCTGAGTACGCCAGGACATTTGAccggttagccaagtttgcaccagacttgGTTAACACTGAAACCAGTAGAGTGAATCGCTTCCTGGAGGGTCTGCAACCAGAATTGGCTAGAGATGTGGATATGGGACGTACAGGGCCTCTTTCTTATGCTCAGGCTgtggagaaagctttgagagctgagCACAGAGAAGAAAAGATAACCAAAGCTAAAGCTGCTACTAGCATGCCTCGTAGAGACACTCCATTCAACAAAGAACAAAGCCGCTTTCACAATGACAACAAAAGAGGGGCCCAAAATTTCCAATTTAGACAAGGACAGAATAAGAAATTTAAAGGAGGTCAGCAAAACAGGCAACCTGGATTCCAACAAATGCCACGATGTCAAACTTGTGGAAAGAATCATTTCGGGGAGTGCATGCTTCTAACTAAGAGCTGCTTCAAATGTGGCAAGGGGGATCATTTTATCAAAGATTGTCCATTGATGAAGAACCAACAAATGAAGGATGAACCTCAGAGGACAAATGCTAGGGTGTTCACGATTACTCAGGCTGATGCTGATACCAACAACTCTGTTGTGTCAGGTGATATTTTTGCATCTGGTATTCTCACTCATGCATTAATAGATTCAGGTGCCACGCATTCATTTGCATCATTGACATATGTAAAAAGGTTGGGTAGATCGTGTGAAAAATTGTCAGAagtttttagtacaatgttaccatcTGGAGAGATTCTGTATTCTACTCATTGGTTGAGGGGGGTTCCTATTTgcattgatggtagggaattatatgCTGATCTAATAATGTTAGAGATGGCCGATTATGaggtgattttgggtatggattggctttcaaagtataatgccactattgattgtagaaggaaaacAGTGATATTTAAGCCTTCGGAGGAAGATGAGTTTATGTTTACTGGAGCGACATCAAAAGGTTGCATTCCATTAATTTCTGCTATGAAGGCCAGGCGACTGTTGGAAAGTGGATGTGTGGGTTATctcgccagtgtggttgacacgtaTAAGGAGCAAAAGTTAAAACCGGAAGATGTACCGGTAGTTAGAGATTTCTTagaagtatttccagaagatttaccgggattgcctccagacagagaaattgaatttgtgattgagctACTTCCTGGTACAGCCCCTGTGTCCaaagcaccttatagaatggcaccagcagaactaaaggaa
This genomic interval from Humulus lupulus chromosome 8, drHumLupu1.1, whole genome shotgun sequence contains the following:
- the LOC133795459 gene encoding uncharacterized protein LOC133795459 encodes the protein MDHEHGMGATEGSCSNKYEQEMAQLRAVVNRQAEQIEKLLAEQRQRQAPTPPTETPTPPQAPPPQAPPAVHPMEPLYERFRKQRPPVFEGSTDPLDAQDWKSSLEDIFEFMQLSDREKVSCAAHTLKKDAKIWWEVVKQTREVNQMTWAEFELVFNEKFYNEAVLTAKVSEFTRLQQGNLSVAEYARTFDRLAKFAPDLVNTETSRVNRFLEGLQPELARDVDMGRTGPLSYAQAVEKALRAEHREEKITKAKAATSMPRRDTPFNKEQSRFHNDNKRGAQNFQFRQGQNKKFKGGQQNRQPGFQQMPRCQTCGKNHFGECMLLTKSCFKCGKGDHFIKDCPLMKNQQMKDEPQRTNARVFTITQADADTNNSVVSGDIFASGILTHALIDSGATHSFASLTYVKRLGRSCEKLSEVFSTMLPSGEILYSTHWLRGVPICIDGRELYADLIMLEMADYEKENSDI